One Purpureocillium takamizusanense chromosome 1, complete sequence genomic window carries:
- a CDS encoding uncharacterized protein (COG:L~EggNog:ENOG503NX3Y), producing the protein MRPGAIESLNQRLQTLEQMFMGQGVLWQQVWRCLDAISGKTRLAPTNPGTEPAQQADANIHDSSVRLRNLLSSLADTEHELAAPDCEERRLKRRRVDKAQETAGAQPASNPCVSDAELDLPEDLVDSLVDIYFARIQPWIPMLHTVTFRRDMNLPSMRPKLRTIFSAIISICTRFSDDARLGNADAKSKLAKTHRQRVILESMESFSARNLQALIIVAFDTIGSGRGPSAWSIVGSMTRTVEQLRLSVENEDRYATTNEAKVLIKRMDFLPQCQEWTEIEEQRRIFWNTFLMDRFCSIATGWNLSLTGADVKRRLPCEGNLWEKGVPLTEPTPYFGVSEKSDRLNDPLPSPRSETADHESQTSLGGFAYSIEATESLSLVTTFFLQQAVNVTKVHELELWLMRFKQLDLRLVQWKVFLPERWREGCARGPDGKMDCNLILAHVTHNTAVVLLHQCIAYPSPEWQSIPLRLPSSSSAETCLAAAKEVALITDNFLRCTDFLVNPQFSFCLFVCGRMLITHAAYSGAPITEEFETLVRALQEVSRRWNGSQASLSLTKPCDDLASKFASRLLNDRTSVPDMGDMRQAVYSDVHVALDVGSSPRSHVKHADVTGYGYYNPAANFGLPIQWPDKPTTCCHGPELPRQDSPPDKVSMAFPPLPVALEMSTLNPPSTSQRALGQVAQPSAVYDVPAGEAAPSSSSAAYETGEGMFEVLNSYLDLGYPADQRISMFSHFEEGEG; encoded by the exons ATGCGGCCAGGGGCTATAGAGTCTTTGAACCAGAGACTAC AGACGCTCGAGCAAATGTTCATGGGCCAGGGCGTGCTCTGGCAGCAGGTCTGGCGatgcctcgacgccatctcgGGCAAGACGCGCCTAGCTCCCACCAATCCCGGCACAGAACCGGCACAGCAAGCGGATGCAAACATACACGATAGCTCGGTCCGGCTGCGAAACCTTCTTTCATCTTTGGCCGACACAGAACACGAATTGGCGGCACCAGATTGCGAAGAGAGGCGGCTCAAGAGACGTCGGGTCGACAAGGCCCAAGAGACAGCGGGGGCTCAGCCAGCATCGAACCCTTGcgtcagcgacgccgagctggaccTGCCAGAAGACCTCGTCGACTCTCTCGTTGACATCTACTTTGCACGCATCCAGCCCTGGATTCCCATGCTCCATACCGTTACCTTTCGCCGTGACATGAATCTCCCGAGCATGCGCCCGAAGCTGCGGACCATCTTCTCAGCCATCATCTCTATATGTACGCGGTTCTCCGACGATGCCCGTCTGGGGAACGCGGATGCAAAATCCAAGCTGGCTAAGACACACCGCCAGAGGGTCATCCTGGAGAGCATGGAATCCTTTTCGGCGAGGAACCTGCAGGCACTCATCATAGTCGCCTTTGACACG ATTGGCAGCGGCCGGGGCCCTTCGGCATGG tccatcgtcggcagcaTGACGCGCACCGTCGAACAGCTCCGATTGAGCGTCGAGAACGAGGACCGCTACGCGACTACAAACGAGGCCAAGGTCCTCATCAAGCGCATGGACTTTTTGCCGCAGTGTCAAGAGTGGACAGAGATAGAGGAACAACGGCGAATTTTCTGGAACACGTTCCTGATGGACCGATTCTGCAGCATTGCCACCGGATGGAACCTGTCACTGACCGGTGCCGACGTCAAGAGGAGGCTGCCGTGCGAGGGCAACCTCTGGGAGAAGGGAGTGCCCCTGACCGAGCCGACACCGTACTTTGGCGTGTCGGAGAAGTCGGACAGGCTCAACGacccgctgccgtcgccgagatcAGAGACTGCCGACCACGAGTCGCAGACTTCGTTGGGTGGATTCGCGTATTCCATTGAGGCAACGGAAAGCTTGAGCCTCGTGACTACCTTTTTCCTCCAGCAGGCTGTCAACGTCACCAAAGTTCACGAGCTCGAGTTGTGGCTGATGCGCTTCAAACAGCTTGACCTCCGCCTGGTGCA GTGGAAGGTATTCCTACCGGAGCGATGGCGAGAGGGCTGTGCCCGCGGGCCCGACGGTAAAATGGATTGTAATCTCATTCTAGCGCACGTTACGCACAATACGGCTGTTGTGCTCCTCCATCAGTGCATCGCGTATCCGTCGCCAGAGTGGCAGTCGATTCCGCTCCGCCTGCCGTCTTCCTCCAGCGCAGAGACTTGTCTCGCAGCCGCCAAAGAGGTAGCCCTTATCACGGACAACTTCTTGAGGTGCACCGACTTTCTCGTGAACCCTCAGTTCTCTTTTTGTCTCTTTGTCTGCGGCCGAATGCTAATTACGCACGCCGCGTACTCGGGGGCGCCCATCACAGAGGAGTTTGAGACACTGGTCAGGGCCCTTCAGGAGGTTTCTCGTCGATGGAACGGATCGCAGGCATCGCTCAGCCTGACGAAGCCATGCGACGACTTGGCCTCCAAGTTCGCCTCCCGATTGCTCAATGATAGGACCTCGGTCCCTGACATGGGGGACATGCGCCAGGCGGTATACTCTGATGTGCATGTCGCACTCGATGTAGGATCGAGCCCTAGGAGCCATGTCAAACATGCCGACGTCACGGGATACGGCTACTACAATCCGGCGGCCAACTTTGGCCTCCCCATTCAGTGGCCTGACAAGCCCACGACTTGTTGTCACGGCCCTGAACTGCCACGGCAGGACAGTCCCCCCGACAAGGTGTCCATGGCCTTTCCTCCGCTGCCGGTTGCTCTCGAAATGTCCACACTCAATCCGCCATCGACTTCGCAAAGGGCACTGGGTCAAGTCGCACAGCCGTCCGCAGTTTACGATGTACCGGCGGGCGAAGCTGCAccttcgtcatcgtcggcggcatacgagacgggcgagggcaTGTTCGAGGTGCTGAATTCCTACTTGGACTTGGGCTACCCTGCGGATCAGCGAATTAGCATGTTTTCTCACTTTGAAGAGGGTGAGGGATGA
- a CDS encoding uncharacterized protein (COG:L~EggNog:ENOG503NX3Y), protein MFMGQGVLWQQVWRCLDAISGKTRLAPTNPGTEPAQQADANIHDSSVRLRNLLSSLADTEHELAAPDCEERRLKRRRVDKAQETAGAQPASNPCVSDAELDLPEDLVDSLVDIYFARIQPWIPMLHTVTFRRDMNLPSMRPKLRTIFSAIISICTRFSDDARLGNADAKSKLAKTHRQRVILESMESFSARNLQALIIVAFDTIGSGRGPSAWSIVGSMTRTVEQLRLSVENEDRYATTNEAKVLIKRMDFLPQCQEWTEIEEQRRIFWNTFLMDRFCSIATGWNLSLTGADVKRRLPCEGNLWEKGVPLTEPTPYFGVSEKSDRLNDPLPSPRSETADHESQTSLGGFAYSIEATESLSLVTTFFLQQAVNVTKVHELELWLMRFKQLDLRLVQWKVFLPERWREGCARGPDGKMDCNLILAHVTHNTAVVLLHQCIAYPSPEWQSIPLRLPSSSSAETCLAAAKEVALITDNFLRCTDFLVNPQFSFCLFVCGRMLITHAAYSGAPITEEFETLVRALQEVSRRWNGSQASLSLTKPCDDLASKFASRLLNDRTSVPDMGDMRQAVYSDVHVALDVGSSPRSHVKHADVTGYGYYNPAANFGLPIQWPDKPTTCCHGPELPRQDSPPDKVSMAFPPLPVALEMSTLNPPSTSQRALGQVAQPSAVYDVPAGEAAPSSSSAAYETGEGMFEVLNSYLDLGYPADQRISMFSHFEEGEG, encoded by the exons ATGTTCATGGGCCAGGGCGTGCTCTGGCAGCAGGTCTGGCGatgcctcgacgccatctcgGGCAAGACGCGCCTAGCTCCCACCAATCCCGGCACAGAACCGGCACAGCAAGCGGATGCAAACATACACGATAGCTCGGTCCGGCTGCGAAACCTTCTTTCATCTTTGGCCGACACAGAACACGAATTGGCGGCACCAGATTGCGAAGAGAGGCGGCTCAAGAGACGTCGGGTCGACAAGGCCCAAGAGACAGCGGGGGCTCAGCCAGCATCGAACCCTTGcgtcagcgacgccgagctggaccTGCCAGAAGACCTCGTCGACTCTCTCGTTGACATCTACTTTGCACGCATCCAGCCCTGGATTCCCATGCTCCATACCGTTACCTTTCGCCGTGACATGAATCTCCCGAGCATGCGCCCGAAGCTGCGGACCATCTTCTCAGCCATCATCTCTATATGTACGCGGTTCTCCGACGATGCCCGTCTGGGGAACGCGGATGCAAAATCCAAGCTGGCTAAGACACACCGCCAGAGGGTCATCCTGGAGAGCATGGAATCCTTTTCGGCGAGGAACCTGCAGGCACTCATCATAGTCGCCTTTGACACG ATTGGCAGCGGCCGGGGCCCTTCGGCATGG tccatcgtcggcagcaTGACGCGCACCGTCGAACAGCTCCGATTGAGCGTCGAGAACGAGGACCGCTACGCGACTACAAACGAGGCCAAGGTCCTCATCAAGCGCATGGACTTTTTGCCGCAGTGTCAAGAGTGGACAGAGATAGAGGAACAACGGCGAATTTTCTGGAACACGTTCCTGATGGACCGATTCTGCAGCATTGCCACCGGATGGAACCTGTCACTGACCGGTGCCGACGTCAAGAGGAGGCTGCCGTGCGAGGGCAACCTCTGGGAGAAGGGAGTGCCCCTGACCGAGCCGACACCGTACTTTGGCGTGTCGGAGAAGTCGGACAGGCTCAACGacccgctgccgtcgccgagatcAGAGACTGCCGACCACGAGTCGCAGACTTCGTTGGGTGGATTCGCGTATTCCATTGAGGCAACGGAAAGCTTGAGCCTCGTGACTACCTTTTTCCTCCAGCAGGCTGTCAACGTCACCAAAGTTCACGAGCTCGAGTTGTGGCTGATGCGCTTCAAACAGCTTGACCTCCGCCTGGTGCA GTGGAAGGTATTCCTACCGGAGCGATGGCGAGAGGGCTGTGCCCGCGGGCCCGACGGTAAAATGGATTGTAATCTCATTCTAGCGCACGTTACGCACAATACGGCTGTTGTGCTCCTCCATCAGTGCATCGCGTATCCGTCGCCAGAGTGGCAGTCGATTCCGCTCCGCCTGCCGTCTTCCTCCAGCGCAGAGACTTGTCTCGCAGCCGCCAAAGAGGTAGCCCTTATCACGGACAACTTCTTGAGGTGCACCGACTTTCTCGTGAACCCTCAGTTCTCTTTTTGTCTCTTTGTCTGCGGCCGAATGCTAATTACGCACGCCGCGTACTCGGGGGCGCCCATCACAGAGGAGTTTGAGACACTGGTCAGGGCCCTTCAGGAGGTTTCTCGTCGATGGAACGGATCGCAGGCATCGCTCAGCCTGACGAAGCCATGCGACGACTTGGCCTCCAAGTTCGCCTCCCGATTGCTCAATGATAGGACCTCGGTCCCTGACATGGGGGACATGCGCCAGGCGGTATACTCTGATGTGCATGTCGCACTCGATGTAGGATCGAGCCCTAGGAGCCATGTCAAACATGCCGACGTCACGGGATACGGCTACTACAATCCGGCGGCCAACTTTGGCCTCCCCATTCAGTGGCCTGACAAGCCCACGACTTGTTGTCACGGCCCTGAACTGCCACGGCAGGACAGTCCCCCCGACAAGGTGTCCATGGCCTTTCCTCCGCTGCCGGTTGCTCTCGAAATGTCCACACTCAATCCGCCATCGACTTCGCAAAGGGCACTGGGTCAAGTCGCACAGCCGTCCGCAGTTTACGATGTACCGGCGGGCGAAGCTGCAccttcgtcatcgtcggcggcatacgagacgggcgagggcaTGTTCGAGGTGCTGAATTCCTACTTGGACTTGGGCTACCCTGCGGATCAGCGAATTAGCATGTTTTCTCACTTTGAAGAGGGTGAGGGATGA
- a CDS encoding uncharacterized protein (EggNog:ENOG503NU2M~TransMembrane:10 (i118-136o142-163i175-199o211-231i279-304o316-336i343-364o370-394i406-426o438-459i)~COG:G), protein MGKEINPVEERSIDDLSDGVDRETAAYAAREAVVIDDETNRRLFWAINKHVLPFMLGTYFCQTLDKGTMGFASIMGIIQDAGLDGNRFNWVGTVLYMGALVGEYPTNFFIQKLPVGKYLAFNVGCWGAVVACSAAANNFPSLMVVRFLLGLFESVVQPAFIVITSMWYTKQEQMILVSLWYSMMGIQLMLGGMIAYGVSHYSGAIMKSWQLLFMVLGLVTVVWAGCLARWLPDSPMKAKCFNEDEKRLMVERVRANETGIQNRTYKKPQIKEALTDPVVWCYILLQLTSTLIIGGLSTFSNLIIKSFGFTYLQTQLLNIAQGAVTIGVMVGGAWAATATRQTAFVMHGWSIPAIIGTAVIYSIAPSHDTRIGLLIAFYCTQFFLAQGNLIFSLISRNIAGQTKKSTTLALTFIGWAVGNMTAPQIFQSSDAPRYKKGFTAHFCLYLVFNGILATLRILLVRRNRAKRAAHVGPDADNDGRPLAEGEVKGLGKEHISHSRAFADLTDIQNPDFRYDV, encoded by the exons ATGGGCAAAGAAATCAACCCCGTGGAGGAGCGGTCAATCGATGACCTAagcgatggcgtcgaccGCGAG ACGGCAGCGTacgccgcgcgcgaggccgtcgtcatcgacgacgagaccaaCCGGCGCCTCTTCTGGGCCATCAACAAGCACGTGCTGCCCTTCATGCTGGGCACCTACTTCTGCCAGACGCTCGACAAGGGCACCATGGGCTTCGCGTCCATCATGGGCATCATCCAGGACGccgggctcgacggcaacaGGTTCAACTGGGTCGGCACCGTGCTCTACAtgggcgccctcgtcggcgagtaCCCAACAAACTTCTTTATCCAGAAGCTGCCCGTCGGCAAGTACCTGGCCTTCAACGTCggctgctggggcgccgtcgtcgcctgctCGGCCGCAGCCAACAACTTCCCGTCCCTCATGGTGGTGCGCTTCCTGCTGGGCTTGTTTGAGAGCGTCGTGCAGCCTGCGTTTATTGTCAT AACATCCATGTGG TATACAAAGCAGGAGCAGATGATCCTCGTGTCTCTGTGGTATTCCATGATGGGCATCCAGCTCATG ctcggcggcatgATTGCGTATGGAGTCTCGCACTATAGCGGGGCCATCATGAAGTCGTGGCAGCTACTCTTCATGGTCCTCGGTCTCGTGACCGTCGTCTGGGCCGGCTGCCTGGCGCGGTGGCTCCCCGACTCACCCATGAAGGCCAAGTGCttcaacgaggacgagaagcggCTCATGGTGGAGCGCGTGCGCGCCAACGAGACGGGCATCCAGAACCGCACCTACAAGAAGCCCCAGATCAAGGAGGCGCTGACGGACCCCGTCGTCTGGTGCTACATCCTGCTTCAGCTCACCTCGAcgctcatcatcggcggcctGAGCACCTTTTCCAACCTCATCATCAAGTCGTTTGGCTTCACGTATCTCCAGACGCAGCTGCTGAATATTGCCCAGGGCGCCGTCACCATTGGCGTCATGGTGGgcggggcgtgggcggcgacggcgacgcggcagACGGCGTTTGTCATGCACGGCTGGTCAAT CccggccatcatcggcaccgccgtcatcTACTCGATCGCGCCGTCGCACGACACGCGCATCGGACTGCTCATCGCCTTCTACTGCACGCAGTTCTTCCTGGCGCAGGGCAACCTCATCTTCTCGCTCATCTCACGCAACATCGCGGGCCAGACCAagaagtcgacgacgctggcgctgACGTTTATCGGCTGGGCCGTGGGCaacatgacggcgccgcaaATCTTCCAGTCGAGCGATGCGCCACGGTACAAGAAGGGCTTCACGGCACACTTTTGCCTCTATCTCGTCTTCAACGGTATCCTCGCGACGCTGCGCATCCTGCTGGTCCGCCGCAATCGCGCCAAGAGGGCCGCCCACGTTGGGCCCGACGCGGACAACGATgggcggccgctggccgagggcgaggtcaagggccTGGGCAAGGAGCACATTTCGCATTCGAGGGCGTTTGCCGACTTGACTGATATCCAGAACCCCGATTTTCGATACGATGTATAG
- a CDS encoding uncharacterized protein (EggNog:ENOG503P6JX~TransMembrane:2 (i122-142o162-183i)) has translation MLPDLRDSSSPLVTETSIAPCPFAVAVAAPKGGDELWCHGLPAATAAVAGSFHSRARCLAWFTRMPAAAPRLRRDSHRTSQILFLLPICMKGESVTRFHYFCLPWPRRLSLNLVRQTLSRNLFEYLAGVLVFFFCANSHEAASRETAEMGTFFIGWELWQDMTFVLACAIVLVFVIGVVKLWWSNRRIRKYEIIEEERRRRLQEMRHCGIDSTNPNDIPFGVRALESGVEVEGIWISRTNTPDGSRLGASSTVTLTEEPLGSRGKGKERVVESKLRDDSTTHSVDDSQLAKRMTMTRISGVVDGTKGGSDWSTTDVRDSTETEILSTYSTRRPSTSRDAHGGGESSASPSPYAHERSFPLMPTMGSQPEPHHLRVPTATSHSHRHSLEVEPREAVLYGTAEVYANRKTRRSNTGFEVLPAGVLGPRQELLSYDADESNVDTDATVQRSEGPSKLRKRARN, from the exons ATGTTGCCCGATCTCCGTGACTCGTCTTCCCCGTTGGTGACTGAAACGTCGATCGCTCCTTGCCCTTTCGCggtagcagtagcagccCCAAAGGGGGGAGACGAGCTCTGGTGTCACGGACTCCcagctgccactgccgctgtcgccggtTCTTTCCACTCTCGGGCCCGCTGCCTTGCTTGGTTCACTCGTatgccggctgctgctcctcgttTGCGTCGGGACTCCCACCGGACCTCGCAGattctttttcttctccccATTTGCATGAAAGGAGAGAGCGTGACACGATTTCACTACTTTTGCCTGCCATGGCCCCGTCGTCTCTCGCTTAATCTCGTCCGCCAGACTCTTTCCCGCAATTTGTTCGAATACTTAGCAGGCGTTCtcgtcttttttttttgcgcAAATTCCCACGAGGCAGCCTcgcgcgagacggccgagatgGGTACCTTCTTTATCGGCTGGGAGCTATGGCAGGACATGACTTTT GTCCTCGCCTGTGCCATCGTGCTTGTATTTGTCATTGGCGTCGTCAAGCTGTGGTGGTCCAACCGCAGAATTCGAAAGTACGAAatcatcgaggaggagaggaggaggagactTCAGGAGATGCGGCACTGCGGCATCGACTCGACCAACCCAAACGACATACCCTTTGGAGTCCGCGCCCTGGAGAGCggtgtcgaggtcgagggcaTCTGGATATCGCGGACTAACACCCCCGACGGCAGCCGACTTGGAGCCTCGTCAACCGTCACACTCACAGAAGAACCGCTTGGTAGCAGGGGAAAGGGAAAGGAGCGGGTCGTAGAGTCGAAGCTGCGGGACGACTCGACCACGCATTCAGTCGACGACAGCCAGTTGGCAAAGCGCATGACCATGACACGCATTTCTGGAGTCGTTGATGGCACaaagggcggcagcgactgGTCCACGACGGACGTGCGCGACTCGACGGAAACCGAGATACTATCGACGTATTCGACCAGGAGGCCGTCTACGTCTCGAGACGCCCATGGAGGGGGCGAGTCTAgcgcatcaccatcaccataCGCCCACGAACGAAGCTTTCCTCTGATGCCGACCATGGGCTCGCAACCGGAGCCGCACCATCTCAGGGTACCGACTGCGACGTCGCACTCGCACAGGCACTCGCTCGAGGTGGAGCCCCGGGAAGCCGTCTTGTACGGCACGGCCGAGGTCTACGCCAACAGAAAGACGAGGCGCAGCAACACGGGCTTCGAGGTGTTGCCGGCCGGGGTCCTGGGTCCCAGGCAGGAGCTTCTCAGTTACGATGCGGACGAGTCCAACGTTGACACGGATGCCACGGTGCAGCGCAGCGAAGGGCCGTCGAAGCTGCGGAAGAGGGCCCGCAACTag
- a CDS encoding uncharacterized protein (EggNog:ENOG503P1ZJ~COG:H), whose translation MAPLSSPSSPPPPSAAAAAAAAAAVASQGVDRAATEGFDDAAAYDLHRPSYPPRAVDSLLAHLGVGVASGGRDGGGARVVDLAAGTGKFTELLAARRRRRDEGAVVAVEPVAKMRRALEAKGLAGVTVRDGLATAMEGVEDGWADAVVAAQSFHWFAHEAALREIRRVLKSGGKLGVIWNIEEYNQPRGWKTTTRWERELNELILALPADGPPRFRDDRWRDVFARQAAEHRDEHRHFSTPLGEERLPFTVWRTRELLWDRVNTLSQVYMLERGGPREAFRARFDEILDGADGSWNDEGEIEFHGTTVYAWTTRL comes from the exons ATGGCGCCACtatcgtcaccgtcgtcaccaccaccaccatccgctgccgctgccgctgccgccgccgccgcggtcgctTCGCAGGGAGTCGACcgggccgccaccgagggcttcgacgacgcggcggcgtaCGACCTGCACCGGCCCTCGTacccgccgcgggccgtcgACTCGCTCCTGGCGCACCTCGGGGTCGGGgtcgcgagcggcggcagggatggcggcggcgcgcgcgtcgtcgacctcgcggcggggacgggcaAGTTCAccgagctgctggcggcacggcgacggcggcgcgacgagggggccgtggtggccgtggaGCCCGTGGCCAAGATgcggcgcgcgctcgaggccaagggccTGGCGGGCGTGACGGTGAGGGACGGCctggcgacggccatggagggcgtcgaggacgggtGGGCGgacgccgtggtggcggcacaGTCGTTTCACTG GTTCGCgcacgaggcggcgctgcgggagaTTCGCCGGGTGCTCAAGTCGGGCGGCAAGCTGGGCGTCATCTGGAACATTGAAGAAT ACAACCAGCCGCGCGGGTGGAAGACTACTACGCGATGGGAGCGGGAGCTCAACGAGCTCATCCTGGCGCTCCCCGCcgacgggccgccgcgcttccGCGACGACAGGTGGCGCGACGTGTTtgcgcggcaggcggcggagcaTCGGGACGAGCATAGACACTTCTCGACGcccctcggcgaggagcggctgcCGTTCACGGTGTGGCGGACGCGAGAGCTGCTCTGGGACCGCGTCAACACGCTGAGCCAGGTGTACATGCTGGAGCGCGGGGGACCCAGGGAGGCGTTCCGGGCGCGCTTCGACGagatcctcgacggcgcggacgggtCCTGGAACGACGAGGGGGAGATTGAGTTTCACGGGACGACGGTGTAtgcgtggacgacgaggctgtgA